Proteins found in one Amycolatopsis umgeniensis genomic segment:
- a CDS encoding penicillin-binding transpeptidase domain-containing protein, producing the protein MNTPLRKVGIAMLVMVVLLLANATYIQVVKADDYRTDSRNLRVLYEEYSRQRGLIVTPDGSALAKVDPSNDKYKFIRTYADGPMYAPVTGYYSINYGSGGLERSEDDVLNGSDPRLFVRRLSDMVTGRDPRGGNVKLTINPAVQKAAYDLMTQKGYTGSVVAMEPKTGRILAMVSTPSYDPNKLASHVGKEQIAAWGQWRDDPKKPMLNRAISETYPPGSTAKLIVTAAALEDGKTPDMPVNTAPNVKLPGTQTTLENYGGAACKGSTLKEALRYSCNVPFAELAGELGKEKLNATAKNFGVGEDLTVPMRVAGSTLGPLDSKAALFQSAIGQRDVRLTPIQDALLSATIANNGMAMKPQLVQSLLAPNLSTIEDYKPSELTGDAAMSSANAAILRDMMLASEENTKGAGKRGDIQIASKTGTAEHGNDPKNTPPHAWYTGFAPAMDPKIAVSVIVESGGNRGLEATGGTVAAEIGRAAVNAMLGGG; encoded by the coding sequence GTGAACACCCCGCTCCGCAAGGTCGGGATCGCCATGCTCGTCATGGTGGTGCTGCTGCTGGCCAACGCCACCTACATCCAGGTGGTCAAGGCCGACGACTACCGCACGGATTCGCGCAACCTGCGCGTGCTCTACGAGGAGTACTCCCGCCAGCGCGGCCTGATCGTCACCCCCGACGGTTCCGCGCTCGCGAAGGTCGACCCGTCGAACGACAAGTACAAGTTCATCCGGACCTACGCCGACGGCCCGATGTACGCGCCGGTCACCGGCTACTACTCGATCAACTACGGCTCGGGCGGCCTGGAGCGGTCCGAGGACGACGTGCTCAACGGTTCCGACCCGCGGCTGTTCGTCCGGCGCCTGTCGGACATGGTCACCGGCCGCGATCCGCGCGGCGGGAACGTGAAGCTGACGATCAACCCCGCCGTGCAGAAGGCGGCGTACGACCTGATGACGCAGAAGGGCTACACCGGCTCGGTGGTCGCGATGGAGCCCAAGACCGGGCGCATCCTGGCCATGGTCTCGACGCCGTCGTACGACCCGAACAAGCTCGCCTCGCACGTCGGCAAGGAGCAGATCGCCGCGTGGGGGCAGTGGCGTGACGATCCGAAGAAGCCGATGCTGAACCGCGCGATCTCGGAGACCTATCCGCCGGGTTCGACCGCGAAGCTGATAGTGACCGCGGCCGCGCTCGAGGACGGCAAGACGCCGGACATGCCGGTCAACACCGCGCCCAACGTCAAACTCCCCGGCACGCAGACGACGCTGGAGAACTACGGCGGCGCGGCCTGCAAGGGCAGCACGTTGAAGGAAGCGCTGCGGTACTCGTGCAACGTGCCCTTCGCCGAACTCGCGGGTGAGCTCGGCAAGGAGAAGCTGAACGCGACGGCGAAGAACTTCGGTGTCGGCGAAGACCTGACAGTGCCGATGCGGGTCGCCGGTTCCACCCTCGGCCCGCTCGACTCGAAGGCCGCCCTGTTCCAGAGCGCCATCGGGCAGCGGGACGTACGCCTGACGCCGATCCAGGACGCCTTGCTTTCGGCGACCATCGCGAACAACGGGATGGCGATGAAGCCGCAGCTCGTGCAGTCGCTGCTGGCACCGAACCTGTCGACCATCGAGGACTACAAACCGAGCGAACTGACCGGCGACGCCGCCATGTCCAGCGCGAACGCCGCGATCCTGCGCGACATGATGCTGGCGTCGGAGGAGAACACCAAGGGCGCCGGCAAACGCGGCGACATCCAGATCGCCTCCAAGACCGGCACCGCCGAACACGGCAACGACCCGAAGAACACCCCGCCGCACGCCTGGTACACCGGGTTCGCGCCGGCGATGGACCCGAAGATCGCCGTCTCGGTGATCGTCGAGTCCGGTGGTAACCGCGGGCTCGAAGCGACCGGCGGCACCGTCGCCGCGGAGATCGGCCGCGCCGCCGTCAACGCGATGCTCGGGGGTGGATAG
- a CDS encoding protein kinase domain-containing protein: protein MLSSGQLLADRYKLTNRIAVGGMGEVWQASDTRLDRTVAVKILKAELSGDAEFLHRFRTEARMTASLNHPGIAAVHDYGETVADELSIAYLVMELVEGDPLAAIITREGRLNAERTLDILEQAGNALQAAHETGLVHRDVKPGNIMVTPAGQVKITDFGVAKAADAAPVTRSGMVMGTAHYIAPEQALGHNAEPASDVYSLAVCGYECLTGHRPFLSENAVTVAMMHIRDLPPPLPPDVPPGARAVIEATLIKDPRQRYNSGGEFAAAVAAVRAGLPLPTPSGLVNVAYAAGQPPVMPQQGPPGPHSPPNPMVAVGPASHPAMHPVTGPPPMAVRRLPGKRPQWGWWVLLAVILIAVLVAGAFLIVRLVGSGNGQQSGGVDTSEQAPAPGKKPVGPSQTSAYPAVPTEGSTEESAGQANPGMMSSKPWTEWNGTQR, encoded by the coding sequence ATGCTGTCCTCGGGTCAGCTGCTGGCCGACCGGTACAAGCTGACGAACCGGATCGCCGTCGGCGGGATGGGCGAGGTCTGGCAGGCCAGCGACACGCGGCTGGACCGGACGGTCGCCGTCAAGATCCTCAAGGCGGAGCTGTCCGGCGACGCCGAGTTCCTGCATCGCTTCCGGACAGAGGCGCGGATGACGGCGTCGCTGAACCATCCCGGCATCGCCGCCGTGCACGACTACGGCGAGACGGTCGCGGACGAGCTGTCGATCGCGTACCTGGTGATGGAGCTGGTCGAAGGCGATCCGCTGGCCGCGATCATCACCCGTGAAGGACGGCTGAACGCCGAGCGCACCCTGGACATCCTCGAGCAGGCCGGGAACGCGCTGCAGGCTGCGCACGAGACCGGTCTGGTGCACCGCGACGTCAAACCGGGCAACATCATGGTCACCCCGGCCGGGCAGGTGAAGATCACCGACTTCGGCGTCGCGAAGGCCGCCGACGCCGCACCGGTGACCAGGTCCGGCATGGTCATGGGCACCGCCCACTACATCGCCCCCGAGCAGGCGCTCGGGCATAACGCCGAACCGGCGAGCGACGTCTATTCGCTGGCTGTCTGCGGCTACGAATGCCTGACCGGGCACCGGCCGTTCCTTTCGGAGAACGCGGTGACCGTCGCGATGATGCACATCCGCGACCTCCCGCCGCCGCTGCCGCCGGACGTGCCGCCGGGCGCCCGCGCGGTCATCGAAGCGACCCTGATCAAGGATCCGAGACAGCGGTACAACAGCGGTGGCGAGTTCGCGGCCGCGGTGGCCGCGGTCCGCGCCGGTCTGCCGCTGCCGACACCGTCGGGGCTGGTCAACGTCGCCTACGCCGCAGGCCAGCCGCCGGTGATGCCGCAGCAGGGGCCTCCTGGCCCGCACTCGCCGCCGAACCCCATGGTGGCCGTCGGACCGGCGTCGCATCCGGCGATGCACCCGGTCACCGGACCGCCCCCGATGGCGGTCCGCCGCCTGCCCGGCAAACGGCCACAATGGGGCTGGTGGGTGCTGCTCGCGGTGATCCTGATCGCAGTACTGGTGGCAGGAGCCTTCCTCATCGTGAGACTGGTCGGTTCGGGCAACGGACAGCAGTCGGGCGGCGTGGATACGAGTGAACAGGCACCGGCTCCGGGTAAGAAGCCTGTGGGTCCTTCGCAGACATCCGCGTACCCCGCGGTGCCGACGGAGGGCAGCACCGAGGAATCAGCCGGGCAGGCGAATCCAGGAATGATGAGCAGCAAACCTTGGACGGAATGGAACGGCACGCAGAGATGA
- a CDS encoding PP2C family protein-serine/threonine phosphatase produces the protein MTLVLRYAARSDRGLVRSSNQDSVYAGPRLLALADGMGGHAAGEVASKVVIASLAPLDDDDPSDDLLAQLREAVQNGNAAIAELVQQDPDLDGMGTTLTAVLFAGSRMGVVHVGDSRAYLMRGGQFSQITRDDSFVNELLEQGRITPEEAAVHPQRSLLLKALTGHEVEPSLTVREARAHDRYLICSDGLSGMVSDETLAEAIQIPDPQACADRMIELALKGGGTDNVTVIIADVVDVDFGEDAPIVGGAAGDGSDEFHQGDSPAARARALTQPAPQPRPEVQPPQEDPKVKRRRRFRWLAGAVVVLIVLAAAAIATRYFVLSQYYVGEGPGEEVVIYRGVPGSILGIDLHAYEQGSCPPGGLCTDKLLVPALQEDARIAVKNGVKKDNLDDARKYIDDFLRPHKQLADCKPNTSSTSTPPSASAPPVSSSAAPPSTPASPNSANQPAGRDCSTPATAAPGGGN, from the coding sequence ATGACTCTCGTCCTCCGCTACGCGGCTCGCAGCGACCGGGGCCTGGTGCGTTCCAGCAACCAGGACTCCGTGTACGCAGGTCCCCGCCTGCTCGCCCTCGCCGACGGCATGGGCGGTCACGCCGCCGGTGAAGTCGCCAGCAAGGTGGTCATCGCCTCACTGGCCCCGCTCGACGACGACGATCCGAGCGACGACCTCCTCGCCCAGCTGCGCGAGGCCGTCCAGAACGGCAACGCCGCCATCGCCGAACTCGTCCAGCAGGATCCGGACCTCGACGGGATGGGCACCACCCTGACCGCCGTGCTGTTCGCCGGTTCGCGGATGGGTGTCGTGCACGTCGGCGACTCGCGCGCGTATCTGATGCGCGGCGGGCAGTTCTCGCAGATCACGCGGGACGACAGCTTCGTCAACGAACTCCTCGAACAGGGCCGGATCACGCCGGAAGAGGCTGCGGTGCACCCGCAGCGGTCGCTGCTGCTGAAGGCGCTCACCGGACACGAGGTCGAGCCGAGCCTGACGGTGCGCGAGGCCCGTGCCCACGACCGCTACCTGATCTGCTCGGACGGTCTGTCCGGCATGGTCAGCGACGAGACGCTCGCCGAGGCCATCCAGATCCCGGATCCGCAGGCCTGTGCGGACCGGATGATCGAGCTGGCGCTCAAGGGCGGCGGCACCGACAACGTCACGGTGATCATCGCCGACGTCGTCGACGTCGATTTCGGCGAGGACGCGCCCATAGTGGGCGGCGCCGCCGGTGACGGCAGTGACGAATTCCACCAGGGCGACTCCCCCGCCGCCCGTGCCAGGGCGCTGACCCAGCCCGCGCCGCAGCCGCGGCCCGAGGTCCAGCCACCACAGGAGGACCCCAAGGTCAAGCGCCGGAGGCGATTTCGCTGGCTGGCGGGAGCAGTGGTCGTCCTGATCGTGCTGGCCGCGGCGGCGATAGCCACGCGGTATTTCGTGCTGAGCCAGTACTACGTCGGCGAAGGTCCCGGCGAGGAGGTCGTGATCTACCGCGGCGTCCCCGGCAGCATCCTCGGCATCGACCTGCACGCCTACGAGCAGGGCTCGTGCCCGCCGGGCGGGCTGTGCACCGACAAACTGCTGGTGCCCGCGCTCCAGGAGGACGCGCGCATCGCGGTGAAGAACGGCGTCAAGAAGGACAACCTCGACGACGCCCGCAAGTACATCGACGACTTCCTGCGGCCGCACAAGCAGCTGGCCGACTGCAAACCGAACACCAGCTCGACTTCCACGCCGCCTTCCGCTTCGGCACCGCCCGTGTCGTCGTCGGCGGCTCCCCCTTCGACCCCCGCCTCGCCGAACTCGGCGAACCAGCCAGCGGGGAGGGACTGCTCGACGCCGGCCACGGCAGCACCAGGGGGCGGTAACTGA
- a CDS encoding aminodeoxychorismate/anthranilate synthase component II — translation MRVLVVDNYDSFVYNLVQYLAQLGADCTVWRNDVVDIDKLGDFDAVLVSPGPGTPERAGQSMDVVRKCADERIPMLGVCLGHQALGVVFGATVDRAPELLHGKTSQVHHSGDGVLAGLPAEFTATRYHSLTVLPETIDDAVFEITGRTESGVVMGMRHRELPLEGVQFHPESVLTQGGHRMLANWMASAGHPVPDATVEELEQATRALQKAAAA, via the coding sequence ATGCGCGTGCTCGTCGTCGACAACTACGACAGTTTTGTCTACAACCTGGTCCAGTACCTGGCCCAGCTCGGCGCCGACTGCACCGTCTGGCGTAACGACGTGGTGGACATCGACAAGCTCGGCGACTTCGACGCGGTCCTCGTCTCTCCCGGCCCCGGAACCCCGGAACGTGCTGGTCAGAGCATGGACGTGGTCCGCAAATGCGCCGACGAGCGCATCCCGATGCTCGGCGTCTGCCTCGGCCACCAGGCCCTGGGCGTCGTCTTCGGCGCCACCGTCGATCGCGCCCCCGAACTGCTGCACGGAAAGACCAGTCAAGTCCACCATTCGGGCGACGGAGTGCTCGCCGGACTGCCCGCCGAATTCACCGCCACGCGGTACCACTCGCTGACCGTTTTGCCCGAAACCATCGACGACGCCGTGTTCGAGATCACAGGCCGCACCGAGTCCGGTGTCGTGATGGGCATGCGGCACCGCGAGCTGCCGCTCGAAGGCGTCCAGTTCCACCCCGAGTCCGTGCTCACGCAGGGCGGGCACCGGATGCTGGCGAACTGGATGGCGTCGGCCGGGCACCCGGTCCCCGACGCCACGGTCGAAGAACTCGAACAGGCGACCCGCGCGCTGCAGAAGGCCGCTGCTGCGTGA
- a CDS encoding FtsW/RodA/SpoVE family cell cycle protein, producing MSTPLADPASAQFATNPPRELPTRRGTELVLLAFATFIVTIALVLVEANQEQELTSSIIWLGLSYLGVLTAAHLAVRRWAPYADPVILPCVALLNGLGLVMIHRIDLALAERAIQQGKEYTPDVTKQVLFTAISLVLFVVVLVVISDHRTLTRYGYICGLVGIVALALPAVLPSSLSEVNGAKVWIKLPFFSIQPGEFAKILLMIFFASFLVTKRDLFMVAGKKIAGVELPRARDLGPILIAAAACLGVLVFEKDLGTSLLFFGVTLVMLYVATERIIWVVLGVGFFAAGAIIAYNLFTHVQQRVRNWIDPLATYDDAGGGYQVAQGLFGLGTGGVGGTGLGAGRPDMVPEAKTDFITTAIGEELGFIGLAAMLMLYLILAMRGMRSALAVRDTFGKLLGGGLSFALVMQIFVVVGGVTNLIPNTGITAPFLSRGGSSLLANYILVALLLRISDAARKPAARPKPQQPQAPLAEAHTVMVQRPSANGEGSAS from the coding sequence ATGAGCACGCCGCTCGCCGATCCGGCTTCGGCCCAGTTCGCCACGAACCCTCCGCGCGAGCTGCCCACCCGGCGCGGGACCGAGCTCGTCCTCCTGGCGTTCGCGACGTTCATCGTCACCATCGCGCTCGTGCTGGTGGAAGCGAACCAGGAGCAGGAGCTCACCAGCTCGATCATCTGGCTGGGGCTGTCCTACCTCGGGGTGCTGACGGCGGCGCATCTGGCTGTCCGCCGCTGGGCGCCGTACGCGGACCCGGTGATCCTGCCGTGCGTCGCGCTGCTGAACGGGCTCGGCCTGGTGATGATCCACCGGATCGACCTCGCGCTCGCGGAACGCGCGATCCAGCAGGGCAAGGAGTACACGCCGGACGTCACCAAGCAGGTGCTGTTCACGGCGATCTCGCTCGTGCTGTTCGTGGTGGTGCTGGTCGTGATCAGCGACCACCGCACGCTGACCCGCTACGGCTACATCTGCGGTCTGGTCGGCATCGTGGCGCTCGCGCTGCCCGCGGTGCTGCCGTCGAGCCTTTCCGAGGTCAACGGCGCGAAGGTCTGGATCAAGCTGCCGTTCTTCTCGATCCAGCCGGGTGAGTTCGCGAAGATCCTGCTGATGATCTTCTTCGCCTCGTTCCTGGTGACGAAACGCGACCTGTTCATGGTCGCGGGCAAGAAGATCGCCGGCGTCGAGCTGCCGCGTGCCCGTGACCTCGGCCCGATCCTCATCGCGGCGGCCGCCTGCCTCGGTGTCCTGGTGTTCGAGAAGGACCTCGGGACGTCGCTGCTGTTCTTCGGCGTCACGCTGGTGATGTTGTACGTCGCCACCGAACGGATCATCTGGGTGGTGCTCGGGGTCGGCTTCTTCGCCGCGGGCGCGATCATCGCCTACAACCTGTTCACGCACGTCCAGCAGCGTGTCCGGAACTGGATCGACCCGCTCGCCACCTACGACGACGCGGGCGGCGGTTACCAGGTCGCGCAGGGGCTGTTCGGGCTCGGGACCGGCGGGGTCGGCGGTACCGGCCTCGGCGCCGGGCGGCCGGACATGGTCCCCGAGGCCAAAACGGACTTCATCACCACCGCGATCGGCGAGGAACTCGGCTTCATCGGCCTCGCCGCGATGCTGATGCTGTACCTGATCCTGGCGATGCGCGGGATGCGCAGCGCCCTCGCCGTCCGCGACACCTTCGGCAAACTCCTCGGCGGCGGCCTGTCGTTCGCCCTGGTCATGCAGATCTTCGTCGTCGTCGGCGGCGTCACGAACCTGATCCCCAACACCGGGATCACCGCCCCGTTCCTCTCCCGCGGTGGTTCTTCCTTGCTCGCGAACTACATCCTGGTGGCCCTTCTGCTCCGAATCTCCGACGCCGCCCGCAAACCCGCCGCGCGGCCGAAGCCGCAACAGCCGCAAGCGCCCCTCGCGGAAGCGCACACGGTGATGGTCCAGCGGCCGTCCGCGAACGGTGAGGGGAGCGCTTCGTGA
- the pknB gene encoding Stk1 family PASTA domain-containing Ser/Thr kinase → MSTPRLLSNRYELGDTLGYGGMSEVHHGHDVRLGREVAIKILRADLARDPQFQERFRREAQNAAALNHPAIVAVYDTGETNTEFGPLPYIVMEYVEGRTLRDIVKTEGPMSQKRAMEVMADVCAALDFSHRHGIVHRDVKPANVMITKNGAVKVMDFGIARAMHDGQSAMTQTAAVIGTAQYLSPEQARGESVDARSDVYAAGCVLYELITGEPPFTGDSPVAVAYQHVREDPNPPSSVNPAVAPELDAVVLKALAKGPANRYQSSAEMRSDLVRTLSGQRPAAPMVMSEDERTQVMDSDRRVPQRYDQYEEDDEDPAAKKKRRAWLIAGLVVSLAAVVLLIMWLSNAFNSTGAESKAIPRVTGQSEASAKDTLRGAGFNSFEPTKKVPCTGAPANGLPACDENDIDKVIAINPNEGQMTPTTDKITLTVGTKPSKVKAPDLKGKSQSEAETALTGAGLVLGVTTEQETDEPNNAGKVLSQNPAAQTDVDQGSKVDITVGKSKELKTVPNFKGKTKSEADAGLRQAGFTPSFKTTSSSEPKDTVVDQTPNGGKLAVGGVVTVTVSDGSQETFDMPNLKGMTEEQATRQLQQLGWSGQINTQADKNGDRDDAGKVSKTNPQAGAKVAKNAPITLFIVEGDETTTSPTRSGILPPP, encoded by the coding sequence ATGAGCACACCAAGACTGCTCAGCAACCGCTACGAGCTGGGCGACACGCTCGGCTACGGAGGCATGTCCGAGGTCCATCACGGCCACGACGTGCGCCTGGGCCGGGAGGTGGCGATCAAGATCCTGCGTGCCGACCTGGCGCGGGATCCCCAGTTCCAAGAACGTTTCCGTCGTGAGGCACAGAACGCGGCGGCACTGAACCACCCGGCGATCGTCGCCGTCTACGACACCGGCGAGACGAACACCGAGTTCGGCCCGCTGCCGTACATCGTCATGGAGTACGTCGAAGGACGGACTCTGCGGGACATCGTGAAGACCGAAGGCCCGATGTCGCAGAAGCGTGCGATGGAGGTCATGGCCGACGTCTGCGCGGCGCTGGACTTCTCGCACCGGCACGGCATCGTGCACCGCGACGTCAAACCGGCGAACGTGATGATCACGAAGAACGGCGCCGTCAAGGTGATGGACTTCGGCATCGCGCGCGCCATGCACGACGGGCAGTCCGCGATGACGCAGACCGCCGCGGTGATCGGCACGGCGCAGTACCTCTCGCCGGAGCAGGCCCGAGGTGAGTCCGTCGACGCGCGTTCCGACGTCTACGCCGCGGGTTGCGTGCTGTACGAACTCATCACCGGCGAGCCGCCCTTCACCGGCGACTCCCCGGTGGCGGTGGCGTACCAGCACGTCCGGGAGGACCCGAACCCGCCGTCGTCGGTGAACCCGGCCGTGGCGCCCGAGCTCGACGCCGTCGTGCTCAAGGCGCTCGCGAAGGGCCCGGCGAACCGCTACCAGTCGTCGGCGGAGATGCGTTCGGACCTGGTCCGCACGCTGTCCGGCCAGCGGCCCGCCGCGCCGATGGTGATGTCGGAGGACGAGCGCACCCAGGTCATGGACTCCGACCGCCGGGTGCCGCAGCGCTACGACCAGTACGAAGAAGACGACGAAGACCCGGCCGCGAAGAAGAAGCGTCGCGCCTGGCTGATCGCCGGCCTCGTCGTCTCGCTGGCGGCCGTGGTGCTGCTGATCATGTGGCTGTCCAACGCGTTCAACAGCACCGGCGCGGAGAGCAAGGCGATCCCGAGGGTCACGGGCCAGTCCGAGGCTTCGGCGAAGGACACGCTCCGGGGGGCGGGGTTCAACTCGTTCGAGCCCACCAAGAAGGTCCCCTGCACCGGTGCGCCCGCGAACGGTCTGCCCGCTTGCGACGAGAACGACATCGACAAGGTCATCGCGATCAACCCGAACGAGGGTCAGATGACGCCGACCACGGACAAGATCACGCTGACCGTCGGCACGAAGCCGAGCAAGGTCAAGGCCCCGGACCTCAAGGGCAAGTCCCAGAGCGAAGCCGAGACGGCGCTGACCGGCGCGGGTCTCGTGCTCGGGGTGACCACCGAGCAGGAGACCGACGAGCCGAACAACGCCGGCAAGGTCCTGTCGCAGAACCCGGCCGCGCAGACCGATGTCGACCAGGGCTCCAAGGTCGACATCACGGTCGGGAAGTCCAAGGAACTGAAGACGGTCCCGAACTTCAAGGGCAAGACGAAGTCGGAGGCCGACGCAGGGCTGAGGCAGGCCGGGTTCACGCCGAGTTTCAAGACCACCAGCTCCAGCGAGCCCAAGGACACCGTCGTCGACCAGACCCCGAACGGCGGCAAGCTCGCGGTCGGCGGTGTGGTCACGGTGACCGTGTCCGACGGCAGCCAGGAGACCTTCGACATGCCGAACCTGAAGGGCATGACGGAGGAGCAGGCCACCCGCCAGTTGCAGCAGCTGGGCTGGAGCGGTCAGATCAACACGCAGGCCGACAAGAACGGCGACCGGGACGACGCGGGCAAGGTCAGCAAGACCAACCCGCAGGCCGGAGCGAAGGTGGCGAAGAACGCGCCGATCACGCTGTTCATCGTCGAAGGCGATGAGACGACGACGTCGCCCACCAGGTCGGGGATCCTCCCGCCTCCGTGA
- a CDS encoding ATP-binding cassette domain-containing protein — protein sequence MTSLIRLERVGKRYGRGEPVLVDVDLDVPAGRVIGILGSNGSGKSTLLRILAALSRETSGTVVGSPRVGYLPDRFPAGQRMSARAYLRHMARIDGHVDLSAIDPLLERLALVGGPDAPLRTLSKGNAQKVGLAQAVLARPELLILDEPWSGLDVEAHTVLGELVAETRERGASVVFTDHRAAAVHAHADDVHRMDDGLLTRVESAAKTATRIVLRGPGGDWSSEPGVSQVVTEGGKVLLTVEAGHTDAVLLRALNRGFSVQEVAPCSP from the coding sequence GTGACCTCGCTGATCCGGCTCGAGAGAGTCGGTAAGCGCTACGGACGCGGCGAGCCCGTCCTCGTCGACGTCGATCTCGACGTGCCCGCGGGCCGCGTGATCGGCATCCTCGGCTCGAACGGTTCGGGGAAGTCGACGCTGCTCAGGATCCTCGCGGCACTTTCCCGCGAGACCTCGGGAACCGTCGTGGGCAGCCCGCGGGTCGGCTATCTGCCGGACCGCTTCCCGGCGGGGCAGCGGATGAGCGCCCGGGCCTACCTGCGGCATATGGCCCGCATCGACGGCCATGTCGACTTGTCGGCCATCGATCCTTTGCTGGAGCGGTTGGCGCTGGTCGGCGGGCCGGACGCGCCTCTGCGGACCCTGTCGAAGGGCAACGCCCAAAAGGTCGGTCTCGCTCAAGCCGTCCTCGCCCGGCCGGAGTTGCTGATCCTCGACGAACCCTGGTCCGGCCTCGACGTCGAAGCCCACACCGTGCTCGGCGAACTCGTCGCCGAAACCAGGGAACGCGGCGCGAGCGTGGTCTTCACCGACCACCGCGCGGCCGCCGTGCACGCCCACGCCGACGACGTCCACCGGATGGACGACGGCCTCCTGACCCGCGTCGAATCCGCGGCGAAGACCGCGACCAGGATCGTCCTCCGCGGACCCGGCGGCGACTGGTCTTCGGAGCCCGGTGTCAGCCAGGTCGTGACGGAAGGCGGGAAGGTCCTCCTGACGGTCGAAGCCGGGCACACCGACGCCGTCCTGCTGCGGGCACTCAACCGGGGCTTCTCGGTCCAGGAGGTGGCGCCGTGCTCGCCATGA
- a CDS encoding FAD-dependent oxidoreductase produces MGAGPAGIYAADILDKSDADVTIDLFERMPAPFGLIRYGVAPDHPRIKGIVTALHKVLDKPNIRLLGNVDYGTDLKLDDLRQFYDAVIFSTGAMADRQLDIPGIDLDGSYGAADFVSWYDGHPDVPRTWPLNATSVAVLGVGNVALDVARVLAKTADELLSTDIPDNVYQGLKTSPVTDVHVFGRRGPAQAKFTPLELRELDHSPNVEVIVNPEDIEFDEGSIAALRASKQIDMVVKTLQEWAIRDQGDRPKRLHLHFLHSPCEIVGEDGKVTGLRTERTELTGDGNVRGTGEFHDWDVQAVYRAVGYLSSHLPEIPFDHTTGTVPNQAGRVLDIDEDQVPGVYVTGWIKRGPVGLIGHTKGDAAETIASLLADADNLAAPAVDDPDAILGFLTERGVPFTTWEGWGKLDAHEKSLGVPHGRERVKVVERDEMTHISRS; encoded by the coding sequence GTGGGTGCCGGTCCGGCCGGCATCTACGCCGCCGACATCCTCGACAAGTCCGACGCCGACGTGACGATCGACCTGTTCGAGCGCATGCCGGCGCCGTTCGGGCTGATCCGGTATGGCGTCGCGCCCGACCACCCCCGGATCAAGGGCATCGTCACCGCCCTGCACAAGGTCCTCGACAAGCCGAACATCCGATTGCTGGGCAACGTCGACTACGGGACCGACCTGAAGCTCGACGACCTGCGCCAGTTCTACGACGCGGTGATCTTCTCGACCGGCGCCATGGCCGACAGGCAGCTGGACATCCCCGGGATCGATCTCGACGGCAGCTACGGCGCCGCCGACTTCGTTTCCTGGTACGACGGGCACCCGGACGTGCCGCGCACCTGGCCGCTGAACGCGACCTCGGTCGCCGTCCTCGGTGTCGGGAACGTGGCGCTCGACGTGGCCCGCGTCCTCGCGAAGACCGCGGACGAGCTGCTCAGCACCGACATCCCGGACAACGTCTACCAGGGCTTGAAGACCAGCCCGGTCACCGACGTGCACGTGTTCGGGCGCCGCGGCCCTGCCCAGGCGAAGTTCACGCCGCTCGAACTCCGCGAGCTGGACCACTCGCCGAACGTCGAGGTCATCGTGAACCCCGAGGACATCGAGTTCGACGAGGGCAGCATCGCCGCGCTGCGGGCGTCGAAGCAGATCGACATGGTCGTGAAGACGCTGCAGGAGTGGGCGATCCGCGACCAGGGCGACCGGCCGAAGCGGCTGCACCTGCACTTCCTGCACTCGCCGTGCGAGATCGTCGGCGAAGACGGCAAGGTGACCGGGCTGCGGACCGAGCGCACCGAACTGACCGGTGACGGGAACGTGCGCGGCACCGGCGAATTCCACGACTGGGACGTCCAGGCCGTCTACCGCGCTGTCGGCTACCTGTCCTCGCACCTGCCGGAGATCCCGTTCGACCACACCACCGGAACAGTGCCGAACCAGGCGGGCCGGGTGCTGGACATCGACGAGGACCAGGTGCCGGGCGTCTACGTGACCGGCTGGATCAAACGCGGCCCCGTCGGCCTCATCGGCCACACCAAGGGCGACGCGGCCGAAACGATCGCGAGCCTGCTGGCCGACGCCGACAACCTGGCGGCCCCCGCCGTCGACGACCCCGACGCGATCCTCGGCTTCCTCACCGAACGCGGCGTTCCCTTCACCACCTGGGAAGGCTGGGGCAAACTCGACGCCCACGAGAAATCCCTCGGCGTCCCGCACGGCCGAGAACGCGTCAAGGTCGTGGAACGCGACGAAATGACCCACATCTCGCGCTCTTAA